A genomic segment from Egibacteraceae bacterium encodes:
- the dtd gene encoding D-aminoacyl-tRNA deacylase → MAVYRAMRVVLQRVRRASVAVAGETVGAIGHGLVALVGVGARSTPGDAAWLAAKTDGLRIFADDAGHMNRCRLDVGGGVLAISQFTLYGDVRKGRRPSFVGAAEPAHGERCYTAYCEALRAPVARGVFGAHMVIDFVADGPVTLLLEREGGRVSPAIPA, encoded by the coding sequence ATGGCAGTCTACCGCGCCATGCGAGTGGTCCTGCAACGGGTGCGTCGCGCGTCGGTCGCGGTCGCGGGTGAGACGGTGGGGGCGATCGGGCACGGCCTCGTCGCGCTCGTCGGCGTCGGCGCGCGCTCAACGCCCGGGGACGCCGCATGGCTCGCGGCGAAGACCGACGGGCTGCGCATCTTCGCCGACGACGCCGGGCACATGAACCGCTGCCGGCTCGACGTCGGGGGCGGGGTGCTCGCGATCAGCCAGTTCACCCTCTACGGCGACGTGCGGAAGGGCCGGCGCCCGTCGTTCGTCGGCGCCGCCGAACCCGCCCACGGCGAGCGCTGCTACACCGCCTACTGCGAAGCGCTGCGCGCGCCGGTGGCGCGCGGCGTGTTCGGGGCGCACATGGTCATCGACTTCGTCGCCGACGGCCCGGTCACCCTCCTGCTCGAACGCGAGGGCGGCCGGGTCAGCCCCGCCATCCCTGCGTGA
- a CDS encoding NAD+ synthase, with protein MRLALAQLNPVVGDVGGNAEAIRAAYDNAVAGGADVVVTGELSLTGYPPEDLVLKSAFVAAVRDSLDALAGGVGRVPLLVGFTERLDDAATRWARPVMSEAPSVQRLANAAAVLREGGVARVYRKHRIPNYGVFDEARYFRAGHELVGFAAGDGRVAVTICEDLWGEGGPVADSARAGADVVVSMNASPYQRHKRAERERWAAHHAREGGVWVAYVNQVGGQDEVVFDGDSFVMRPDGAVVARAARFAPDLLVVDVAVGDEAPVPPPLVEEPADPTADVYDALVLATRDYVRKNGFDRVFVGLSGGVDSSLTAAVGADALGADALTGVAMPSPYSSEHSLADARALAANLGCRYLELPIDKVMASFDDALSEPFSGTQPGLAEENIQARIRGTLLMALSNKFGGLVLATGNKSELAVGYATLYGDMAGGFAPLKDVWKTTVYALCHHRNRTGAVIPPAVLTKEPSAELRHDQRDTDSLPSYDVLDPILQGYVEEDASVAELAARGFDEAVVREVTDRVDRAEYKRRQAAPGAKITARAFGKDRRLPITQGWRG; from the coding sequence ATGAGGCTCGCGCTCGCGCAGCTCAACCCCGTCGTCGGTGACGTCGGAGGCAACGCCGAGGCCATCCGCGCCGCCTACGACAACGCGGTGGCCGGCGGAGCCGACGTCGTGGTGACCGGCGAGCTGTCCCTCACCGGCTACCCGCCCGAGGACCTCGTCCTCAAGTCCGCGTTCGTCGCCGCGGTGCGCGACAGCCTCGACGCGCTCGCCGGCGGGGTCGGGCGCGTGCCGCTGCTCGTGGGCTTCACCGAGCGACTCGACGATGCCGCGACCCGCTGGGCCCGCCCGGTCATGAGCGAGGCGCCGTCGGTGCAGCGCCTCGCCAACGCCGCCGCGGTCCTCCGCGAGGGCGGCGTCGCGCGGGTGTACCGCAAGCACCGCATACCCAACTACGGCGTGTTCGACGAGGCCCGCTACTTCCGTGCCGGCCACGAGCTCGTCGGCTTCGCCGCCGGCGACGGACGGGTCGCGGTGACGATCTGCGAGGACCTGTGGGGCGAGGGCGGTCCGGTCGCGGACTCCGCCAGGGCCGGTGCCGACGTCGTCGTGTCGATGAACGCGAGCCCCTACCAACGCCACAAGCGGGCCGAACGCGAGCGCTGGGCGGCCCATCACGCCCGGGAGGGCGGCGTGTGGGTCGCCTACGTCAACCAGGTCGGGGGCCAGGACGAGGTCGTGTTCGACGGTGACTCGTTCGTCATGCGCCCCGACGGGGCCGTCGTGGCGCGTGCGGCGCGCTTCGCGCCCGACCTGCTCGTCGTCGACGTCGCGGTCGGCGACGAGGCGCCGGTGCCCCCTCCCCTCGTCGAGGAGCCCGCCGACCCCACCGCGGACGTCTACGACGCGCTCGTGCTGGCAACGCGCGACTACGTCCGCAAGAACGGCTTCGACCGCGTGTTCGTCGGCCTGTCGGGCGGGGTGGACTCCTCGCTCACGGCCGCGGTCGGCGCCGACGCGCTCGGGGCGGACGCGCTGACCGGCGTGGCGATGCCCTCGCCCTACAGCTCCGAGCACTCGCTCGCCGACGCCAGGGCGCTGGCCGCCAACCTCGGCTGCCGCTACCTCGAGCTGCCGATCGACAAGGTGATGGCGTCGTTCGATGACGCGCTCTCCGAGCCCTTCTCCGGCACCCAGCCGGGCCTGGCCGAGGAGAACATCCAGGCGCGCATCCGCGGGACCCTGCTCATGGCGCTGTCGAACAAGTTCGGCGGGCTCGTGCTCGCGACCGGCAACAAGAGCGAGCTCGCGGTCGGCTACGCAACCTTGTACGGCGACATGGCCGGGGGCTTCGCGCCGCTGAAGGACGTCTGGAAGACGACCGTGTACGCACTCTGCCACCACCGCAACCGCACGGGCGCGGTCATCCCCCCGGCGGTACTCACCAAGGAGCCCTCCGCCGAACTGCGCCACGACCAGCGCGACACCGACTCGCTGCCCTCGTACGACGTCCTCGACCCCATCCTGCAGGGCTACGTCGAGGAGGACGCGAGCGTCGCCGAGCTTGCCGCCCGCGGCTTCGACGAGGCCGTCGTGCGGGAGGTGACCGACCGGGTCGACCGGGCCGAGTACAAGCGCCGGCAGGCGGCCCCGGGCGCGAAGATCACCGCTCGGGCCTTCGGCAAGGACCGCCGCCTGCCGATCACGCAGGGATGGCGGGGCTGA
- a CDS encoding cation:proton antiporter, which yields MLDAYLAVLGGLALVLGVASRKLRDLPVSEPLVALVVGVLLGPVGLGWLELPGTDRAATLAIAARIALALSVMAVALRFPLAEIRMRLRPVVVLTLVGMLGMAALTTGLSALVLGLPAAGAWLLGAALAPTDPVLSSSIVEGGPAQRDLPLRLRLLISIESAANDGLAAPLVTLGVVLVHARSLAEGAGEVLAGLAVAVVVGAVLGYAVGRLVEWAERHRDIEHSAFLALTLSLTAVVLGVAQLARGDAVLAVFVAGLLYNHAITRAERSEEWEVQEAINRFLVLPVFALLGVALPWGAWGDLGWRGPAFVAGVLVLRRLPVAFALARPLRLRAHETLFLGWFGPVGVAALLYLTEAVLEEALTEPMWAAGTLAITANVVVHGLTATPGRRRFARAHGG from the coding sequence ATGCTCGACGCCTATCTCGCCGTGCTCGGCGGGTTGGCGCTGGTGCTCGGGGTCGCCTCCCGGAAGCTCCGCGACCTGCCGGTCTCCGAGCCGCTCGTCGCCCTTGTCGTGGGCGTGCTGCTCGGCCCGGTCGGGCTCGGCTGGCTCGAGCTGCCGGGCACCGACCGCGCCGCGACCCTCGCCATCGCCGCGAGGATCGCGCTGGCCCTGTCGGTCATGGCCGTGGCGCTGCGCTTTCCCCTCGCGGAGATCCGCATGCGGCTTCGCCCCGTCGTGGTGCTGACACTCGTCGGGATGCTCGGCATGGCCGCGCTGACGACCGGCCTGTCCGCGCTCGTGCTCGGCCTGCCGGCGGCGGGGGCGTGGCTGCTCGGGGCGGCCCTCGCGCCCACCGACCCGGTCCTGTCGTCGAGCATCGTCGAAGGCGGTCCCGCGCAGCGCGACCTGCCCCTGCGTCTGCGCCTGCTCATCTCGATCGAGTCGGCGGCCAACGACGGGCTCGCCGCCCCGCTCGTGACCCTCGGCGTCGTCCTCGTCCACGCGCGCTCGCTCGCGGAGGGGGCCGGCGAGGTCCTCGCCGGCCTGGCCGTCGCGGTCGTCGTCGGCGCGGTGCTCGGCTACGCCGTCGGGCGCCTCGTCGAGTGGGCCGAGCGCCACCGCGACATCGAGCACTCCGCCTTCCTCGCCCTCACGCTGTCGCTCACCGCCGTCGTGCTCGGGGTCGCCCAGCTCGCTCGGGGCGACGCCGTCCTCGCGGTGTTCGTCGCGGGGCTGCTCTACAACCACGCCATCACCCGCGCCGAGCGCTCCGAGGAGTGGGAGGTGCAGGAGGCGATCAACCGCTTCCTCGTCCTGCCGGTGTTCGCCCTGCTCGGCGTCGCGCTGCCCTGGGGTGCCTGGGGCGACCTCGGCTGGCGGGGCCCGGCCTTCGTCGCGGGGGTGCTCGTGCTGCGCAGGCTGCCGGTCGCGTTCGCGCTTGCGCGTCCCCTGCGGCTGCGCGCGCACGAGACGCTCTTCCTCGGCTGGTTCGGCCCCGTCGGGGTCGCCGCGCTGCTCTACCTCACCGAAGCGGTGCTCGAGGAGGCCCTCACCGAGCCGATGTGGGCTGCCGGCACCCTGGCCATCACCGCGAACGTCGTCGTGCACGGCCTCACCGCGACGCCGGGCCGCCGGCGCTTCGCCCGTGCGCACGGGGGGTGA
- the panB gene encoding 3-methyl-2-oxobutanoate hydroxymethyltransferase — translation MSAHLQRPLSIRDVQAYKERGERFAMLTAYDHPTAEILDEAGVPILLVGDSVGDNVLGYDSTVPVTMADMLHHTRAVRRGARRAVVVADLPFMSYQVSVEDGVRNAGRLVKEGGATAVKLEGAARVVDLVARLVAIGIPVMGHLGLTPQSVLQMGHRVQGRDEAGAEAIVAAAAALAAAGAFAIVLEAVPADLARRVTQAVPIPTIGIGAGPGTDAQVMVIHDLLGVSSGRLPRFVKAYADLRSTITDAVKAYQAEVASGDYPAAEHTYT, via the coding sequence ATGAGCGCGCACCTCCAGCGACCGTTGTCCATCCGTGACGTCCAGGCCTACAAGGAGCGCGGCGAGCGCTTCGCCATGCTCACCGCCTACGACCATCCCACCGCGGAGATCCTGGACGAGGCGGGGGTGCCGATCCTGCTCGTCGGCGACTCCGTCGGTGACAACGTCCTCGGCTACGACTCGACCGTGCCGGTGACGATGGCCGACATGCTGCATCACACTCGGGCGGTGCGCCGCGGCGCGCGCCGTGCGGTCGTGGTCGCGGACCTGCCGTTCATGAGCTACCAGGTGTCGGTGGAGGACGGGGTGCGAAACGCCGGCCGGCTCGTCAAGGAGGGTGGCGCGACGGCGGTGAAGCTCGAGGGCGCGGCCCGGGTCGTCGACCTCGTCGCCCGCCTCGTCGCCATCGGCATCCCCGTCATGGGTCACCTGGGGCTCACGCCGCAGAGCGTGCTGCAGATGGGCCACCGGGTACAGGGGCGCGACGAGGCGGGGGCGGAGGCGATCGTCGCCGCCGCGGCGGCGCTCGCCGCGGCGGGAGCCTTCGCCATCGTGCTCGAGGCGGTCCCCGCCGACCTCGCCCGCCGGGTGACGCAAGCCGTGCCGATCCCGACGATCGGCATCGGCGCCGGCCCTGGAACCGACGCCCAGGTGATGGTGATCCACGACCTGCTCGGCGTCTCCAGCGGCCGGCTGCCCCGCTTCGTCAAGGCCTACGCCGACCTGCGCAGCACGATCACCGACGCGGTGAAGGCCTACCAGGCCGAGGTGGCCTCCGGCGACTACCCTGCCGCCGAGCACACCTACACGTAG